Within the Candidatus Acidiferrales bacterium genome, the region TGTGCTAGGCATCTTCTTGGTACGCGCTAAAACTAATGCTACTCAATAGCATCGCCGCCCAACCATTGCCTGCACCCGACTTGGCCTCCGCGCCGCCAAAGGCGCGGCGCTCCGGCCAAGCGGCTGAAGCGGAACGTTAGGCTGCCAGGAGCATCTGCCGAAGCAGAGCTGACTTACAGTCGAAAGGAAAGGAGAGGATGAAGTGGCAATCAAGGTGATCGTCGAACTGCAAGCTAAACCAGGCAAACGGGCTGAGCTCAAGAGTCTAATCGAGAGCATTGTGGCGAACCATGGACCAGGCCAGCGTGGTTTCCTGGGTAGCACGCGCTACGAGGTGCTCGATAACCCCGACATGCTGGTTGAGATCGCCGATTGGGAGTCGGCCGAGGCGCGGGT harbors:
- a CDS encoding antibiotic biosynthesis monooxygenase; translation: MAIKVIVELQAKPGKRAELKSLIESIVANHGPGQRGFLGSTRYEVLDNPDMLVEIADWESAEARVAHMQEAAASGVYAPLSEMLAAPFRATIIRQLP